A genomic region of Trifolium pratense cultivar HEN17-A07 linkage group LG3, ARS_RC_1.1, whole genome shotgun sequence contains the following coding sequences:
- the LOC123915371 gene encoding early nodulin-12A-like — protein sequence MASFSLFFQVLFLVSLILIPQGFAIREYIHDSTPVLPPRKGRPPPTPPTPVLPPIIVRPPPATSVYKSPVDNMASFFLSLLVLLLAAFMLVPQGLAYINKPPAYKPPSRRYPPIYKTPHKQPVHKPLVYKPPHKEPPVHKPRYKRPPHGKHPPANDNVH from the exons ATGGCTTCTTTTTCCTTATTCTTTCAAGTGTTGTTCCTTGTATCTCTCATTCTCATCCCTCAAGGGTTTGCTATTCGTGAATATATACATGATTCTACTCCTGTTTTACCCCCAAGAAAAGGCAGGCCGCCACCAACCCCTCCAACCCCCGTTTTGCCCCCAATAATTGTTAGACCGCCGCCGGCTACTTCTGTGTACAAGTCACCAGTTGATAA CATGGCTTCATTTTTCTTGTCTTTACTAGTATTGCTCCTTGCTGCTTTTATGCTAGTTCCACAAGGGCTTGCTTACATTAATAAGCCACCTGCATATAAACCTCCATCCCGCCGCTATCCTCCAATTTATAAGACACCGCACAAACAACCGGTGCATAAGCCGCTTGTTTATAAACCACCGCACAAAGAACCACCGGTGCATAAGCCACGGTACAAGAGGCCACCTCATGGTAAACATCCTCCAGCAAATGATAATGTCCATTAA
- the LOC123913272 gene encoding putative disease resistance protein RGA3, whose product MEALAVTILEKLSSSAYKELGIIWNLKEDIERMRNTVSMIKAVLLDAEAKANNHQVSNWLEELKDVLYDADDVLDDFSIEDLNRKVMARNSIVRQTQIFFSKSNKLAYGHKMKAIQKRLDDIAKIKHALQLNDRPIENPIVYREQRQTYSFVSKDEVLGRDEEKKCIKRYLLDINATDNVSIIPIVGIGGLGKTALAQLVYNDNDVQKHFELKMWVYVSDEFDIKKVAQDIIGDEKNSKMELVQQKLRNKIEGKKFLLVLDDMWNEDRELWLKLKSLFVEGGKGSMIIVTTRSHTVAKITGTHPPLFLKGLDSQKSQELFSRVAFGELKEQNDLELLDIGRDIVKKCAGIPLAIRTIGSLLFSRNLGRRDWLYFKDVEFSKIDQHKDKIFEILKLSYDHLPSFLKKCFAYCSLFPKGFVFEKNTLIQLWVAEGFIQQSNDIRCVEDVGHEYFMSLLSMSFFQDVTVDDCGGVSTCKMHDLMHDLAQLMVGNEYVVVEGEEANIGIRTRYLSSRCTELQLAPTSFSYKLRTFLLHPQINASNYLRQSYNLSLSGLKFLRVLTLCGLKIVAIANSFEDMKHLRYLDLSQNTALEHLPSGITSLQNLQTLKLSGCADLRILPENLNKSLRHIELNGCNRLTCMPQGLGKLTNLQTLTCFALRNGSTSINDLGELNNLRGRLEIKGLVFLRNNAAEVQSAKVLLGKRHLQQLELRWLYDDNSHPWLSPPSLSIGQKRSWLEDEMILQGLQPYHSLQKLVIDGFCGKSLPDWIGNLSSLLTLEIHNCNCLTSLPEAICNLVSLQKLCIYNCLLLQERYGRSYGKEWRIISSIREVEILPMKPSLLKYFS is encoded by the coding sequence ATGGAAGCCCTTGCTGTTACAATCTTGGAAAAATTGAGTTCTTCTGCTTACAAAGAGCTTGGAATCATTTGGAATCTCAAAGAGGATATCGAACGAATGAGGAATACAGTTTCCATGATAAAAGCTGTGCTCCTCGATGCAGAGGCCAAAGCCAATAATCATCAAGTTAGTAATTGGTTGGAGGAGCTGAAAGATGTACTTTATGATGCAGATGATGTGCTAGATGATTTTTCCATCGAAGATTTGAATAGAAAAGTGATGGCTAGAAACAGCATAGTAAGACAGACACAAATTTTCttctcaaaatcaaacaaacttgCTTATGGCCATAAAATGAAGGCAATCCAAAAGAGGCTAGATGACATTGCTAAAATTAAGCATGCACTGCAACTGAATGACCGTCCTATCGAGAATCCAATTGTATATCGGGAACAAAGACAAACTTACTCTTTTGTGAGTAAAGATGAAGTTCTTGGAAGAGATGAGGAAAAGAAATGCATTAAACGTTATCTACTTGACATCAATGCAACAGATAATGTTTCGATAATTCCCATAGTCGGCATTGGAGGCTTAGGTAAGACTGCACTTGCACAATTAGTTTACAATGATAATGATGTTCAAAAGCATTTTGAACTAAAAATGTGGGTGTATGTCTCGGATGAATTTGATATAAAGAAAGTAGCTCAAGATATCATCGGGGACGAAAAGAATAGTAAGATGGAGCTAGTGCAACaaaaacttagaaacaaaattgaagggAAGAAGTTTTTGCTTGTGTTAGACGACATGTGGAATGAGGATCGTGAGTTGTGGCTTAAATTGAAGAGCTTGTTCGTGGAAGGAGGAAAAGGAAGCATGATAATTGTTACAACCCGTAGTCATACTGTGGCAAAAATAACAGGCACACATCCACCCCTTTTCTTAAAAGGTTTGGATTCACAGAAATCCCAGGAGCTATTCTCTCGAGTAGCTTTCGGTGAGTTGAAAGAACAAAATGATTTGGAGTTGTTAGATATAGGAAGGGACATTGTTAAGAAATGTGCTGGCATTCCCCTCGCCATAAGAACTATCGGCAGCCTTTTGTTTTCTCGAAATTTGGGAAGAAGAGATTGGCTATATTTCAAGGATGTTGAGTTTTCAAAGATAGATCAACACAAGGACAAAATCTTTGAAATCCTTAAATTGAGTTATGATCATCTTCCCTCATTTCTGAAAAAATGTTTTGCTTATTGTTCATTGTTTCCAAAAGGTTTTGTGTTTGAAAAAAACACACTCATTCAGTTATGGGTTGCTGAGGGTTTCATTCAACAATCAAATGATATTAGATGTGTAGAAGATGTTGGTCATGAGTACTTCATGAGTTTGCTTTCAATGTCCTTCTTTCAAGATGTCACTGTAGATGATTGTGGTGGCGTAAGTACTTGTAAAATGCATGACCTTATGCATGATCTAGCACAGCTAATGGTCGGGAATGAATATGTCGTGGTTGAAGGAGAAGAAGCAAACATTGGAATCAGAACACGTTATTTGTCATCTCGTTGTACTGAACTACAGTTAGCTCCAACATCATTTTCCTACAAGTTAAGGACATTTCTTTTACATCCACAGATCAATGCAAGCAATTATTTGCGTCAGTCATACAATCTTTCCTTGTCAGGCCTAAAATTCTTACGTGTGTTGACACTTTGTGGGTTGAAAATTGTAGCAATCGCTAATAGTTTTGAAGACATGAAGCATTTAAGATATCTCGATCTATCACAGAATACTGCACTGGAACATCTTCCATCGGGCATTACTAGCCTACAGAACTTGCAAACTTTAAAGCTTTCTGGATGTGCTGATCTCAGGATATTACCAGAAAATCTCAATAAAAGTCTGAGGCATATTGAGTTGAATGGTTGCAATAGATTGACATGTATGCCACAGGGGTTAGGAAAGTTGACTAATCTTCAAACACTAACATGTTTTGCACTGAGAAATGGAAGTACAAGCATCAATGACTTGGGTGAGCTAAACAACCTTAGAGGGAGATTAGAAATAAAAGGATTGGTTTTCCTGCGAAATAATGCTGCAGAGGTTCAATCTGCAAAAGTACTTCTTGGGAAGAGACACCTTCAACAATTGGAATTGCGGTGGTTGTATGATGACAATTCCCATCCATGGTTGTCACCACCGTCATTATCCATTGGACAAAAAAGATCCTGGTTGGAAGATGAGATGATTTTACAAGGCCTGCAGCCATACCACTCACTTCAAAAACTAGTTATTGATGGATTTTGCGGCAAAAGTTTACCAGACTGGATAGGGAATCTCTCATCACTATTGACTCTTGAGATCCACAATTGCAATTGCTTGACATCACTACCTGAAGCAATATGTAACCTTGTATCTTTGCAGAAACTTTGCATTTATAACTGCTTACTGTTACAAGAAAGATATGGAAGATCATATGGTAAAGAATGGCGGATAATCTCTTCCATCCGAGAAGTTGAGATACTTCCTATGAAACCATCATTGCTTAAGTATTTTAGTTGA